A genomic segment from Actinomadura hallensis encodes:
- a CDS encoding enoyl-CoA hydratase/isomerase family protein — MKKTEAELLENQWDVENMEVDPEVLASYVKYHVDDKRHVATITFDRPERLNAIPVAAFERVGDLVREAETDDRVKVIVFKGEGDHFGTGADAAELGHYIGYKSGTDKASRRRPAQRQRILPDRNVLSSGFTRPIIESLKATICQVQGYCYGGHFQIALSADIVIATPNARFTHPAFRYLGPAPQDMYHWIEKVGLTTMKDVMLTMRAIGAEEAERKGLVTKVVEPDELEKWVDDYADAIAVMPLDSLMMGKSMMQIVMEARGKGLGAMTGWVGHGWATNVSFDEGDWNFLRERREKGVAKALEERDRLVAPYFRLSETRSAEEE, encoded by the coding sequence GTGAAGAAGACCGAAGCCGAGCTGCTGGAGAACCAGTGGGACGTTGAGAACATGGAGGTGGACCCTGAGGTTCTCGCGTCCTACGTGAAGTACCACGTGGACGATAAGCGCCATGTCGCCACCATCACCTTCGACCGTCCCGAGCGGCTCAACGCCATCCCGGTCGCCGCGTTCGAACGCGTCGGCGACCTGGTCCGCGAGGCCGAGACCGACGACCGCGTCAAGGTCATCGTCTTCAAGGGCGAGGGAGACCACTTCGGCACCGGCGCCGACGCCGCCGAACTCGGCCACTACATCGGCTACAAGTCGGGCACCGACAAGGCGTCCCGCCGCCGGCCCGCCCAGCGCCAGCGCATCCTGCCGGACCGCAACGTGCTGTCGTCGGGCTTCACCCGCCCGATCATCGAGTCGCTGAAGGCGACGATCTGCCAGGTGCAGGGATACTGCTACGGCGGCCACTTCCAGATCGCGCTGTCGGCCGACATCGTCATCGCGACCCCGAACGCCAGGTTCACCCACCCGGCGTTCCGCTACCTCGGCCCGGCCCCGCAGGACATGTACCACTGGATCGAGAAGGTGGGCCTGACGACCATGAAGGACGTCATGCTCACCATGCGCGCGATCGGCGCCGAAGAGGCCGAGCGCAAGGGCCTCGTCACCAAGGTCGTGGAGCCCGACGAGCTGGAGAAGTGGGTCGACGACTACGCCGACGCCATCGCGGTCATGCCGCTGGACTCGCTGATGATGGGCAAGTCCATGATGCAGATCGTCATGGAGGCCCGCGGCAAGGGCCTCGGCGCGATGACCGGCTGGGTCGGCCACGGCTGGGCTACCAACGTCAGCTTCGACGAAGGGGATTGGAACTTCCTGCGGGAGCGCCGGGAGAAGGGTGTCGCCAAGGCCCTGGAGGAGCGCGACCGGCTGGTCGCGCCGTACTTCCGCCTCAGCGAGACCCGCTCGGCGGAGGAGGAGTAG
- a CDS encoding LLM class flavin-dependent oxidoreductase: MKFGIMASHQYPHGDDLRRHLDELFGTVELAAELGYDSVWTINHFQSNLATPQPISMMASLIPRTGNMTIGTGILILPLFHPVHVAEEFATLDHLSDGRVVLGVGAGYRENELAAFGVDPASRFRRFDEGIRLIRALWSGETVDHDGEFYPLAGGTIGIRPLTPGGPPIWVGAGGRKSVRRAARLGDAWYAPGNSPNPKYLPEHVTVYNDALAEYGKDTETVERPIGVELYCAPSTDEAVRTALPHARTEYSTYAEYPALRWQRDRFDDLVRNTLLLGSPEFLIERIGALRDLGFNHVIFRPGWLGMPAEKIRASLRLFAEEVFPAFR; the protein is encoded by the coding sequence ATGAAGTTCGGCATCATGGCGTCCCACCAGTACCCGCACGGCGACGACCTCCGGCGGCACCTGGACGAACTGTTCGGGACCGTGGAGCTGGCCGCCGAGCTGGGCTACGACTCGGTGTGGACGATCAACCACTTCCAGTCGAACCTGGCGACACCGCAGCCCATCTCGATGATGGCGAGCCTGATCCCGCGCACGGGGAACATGACCATCGGCACCGGGATCCTGATCCTGCCGCTCTTCCACCCGGTGCACGTGGCGGAGGAGTTCGCCACCCTCGACCACCTGTCGGATGGGCGGGTCGTCCTCGGCGTCGGCGCGGGCTACCGCGAGAACGAGCTCGCCGCGTTCGGCGTCGACCCCGCGAGCCGGTTCCGCCGGTTCGACGAGGGCATACGCCTCATCAGGGCGCTGTGGTCGGGGGAGACCGTCGACCACGACGGCGAGTTCTACCCGCTGGCGGGCGGCACCATCGGCATCCGCCCGCTGACGCCGGGCGGCCCGCCGATCTGGGTGGGCGCCGGCGGCAGGAAGTCGGTGCGGCGGGCCGCGCGCCTGGGCGACGCCTGGTACGCGCCGGGCAACTCGCCCAACCCCAAGTACCTGCCCGAGCACGTCACCGTCTACAACGACGCGCTCGCTGAGTACGGCAAGGACACCGAGACCGTGGAACGGCCGATCGGCGTGGAGCTGTATTGCGCGCCCAGCACGGACGAGGCCGTGCGGACGGCCCTGCCGCACGCGCGGACCGAGTACTCCACCTACGCCGAGTACCCCGCGCTGCGGTGGCAGCGCGACCGGTTCGACGACCTGGTGCGGAACACGCTGCTGCTGGGTTCCCCGGAGTTCCTCATCGAACGCATCGGCGCCCTGCGCGACCTGGGTTTCAACCACGTCATCTTCCGCCCGGGCTGGCTGGGGATGCCGGCCGAGAAGATCCGCGCCTCGCTGCGGCTGTTCGCCGAGGAGGTCTTCCCCGCGTTCCGCTGA
- a CDS encoding class I adenylate-forming enzyme family protein produces the protein MSGTNLAEILEARACDRGRSVGLYAEDGRSWTFAQIDRVAGGVAEALAAAGIGAGDRVGLYLVNGPEIAFFLFGAWKLGAVPVTISSLYNAAELAESVEKTDPKLLLVDVRRSDVLAELDADVTIRSVEPLGETGGPVAGAAPLEWGGEAEVRAVQVAADAESCILFTGGTTGRPKAVSVTHGGTLGSLRRLARVSTGAEEQGTAAPDARPNLIALPLFHSGGQHSLLFAYFVGRGAVVWERFGVDRLAVLMERFAFDNFFFLPTMIYDIVHAERDLPFDGVKHVLVAGQAISWALRRDFELRYGVPILVNYGSTESGHIAGWTSRDMKAGRWKPGSAGRIYPGVELEIRDDDGRVLPPGAEGEIVVRSELTKGYVDDAEASAALVRDGWVHTGDIGHVDEDGVLWLSGRKRDMIKCGGFQVWPEEIEDVLREHALVRDVRVLGRPDDRLGEIPVALVVRDGEAPVPDAELAADLTAFARDRLAHFKAPRRVEFVAELERTATGKISRASVPDLEGGPRS, from the coding sequence ATGAGCGGCACGAACCTCGCCGAAATCCTGGAGGCGCGCGCCTGCGACCGCGGCCGTAGCGTCGGCCTGTACGCCGAGGACGGCCGGTCCTGGACCTTCGCACAGATCGACCGCGTCGCCGGCGGCGTCGCCGAGGCGCTCGCGGCGGCGGGCATCGGCGCGGGCGACCGCGTCGGGCTCTACCTGGTCAACGGCCCGGAGATCGCGTTCTTTCTGTTCGGCGCCTGGAAGCTCGGTGCCGTCCCGGTGACCATCAGCAGCCTGTACAACGCCGCCGAGCTGGCAGAGTCGGTCGAGAAGACCGATCCGAAGCTCCTGCTCGTCGACGTCCGCCGCAGCGACGTGCTGGCCGAACTCGACGCCGATGTGACGATACGGTCGGTGGAGCCGCTGGGAGAGACGGGCGGGCCGGTGGCCGGTGCCGCGCCCCTGGAATGGGGCGGCGAGGCCGAGGTCAGAGCGGTGCAGGTCGCGGCGGACGCCGAGTCGTGCATCCTGTTCACCGGCGGGACCACCGGGCGCCCCAAGGCCGTCAGCGTCACGCACGGCGGGACCCTTGGGTCGCTGCGCCGGCTCGCCCGGGTCTCGACCGGCGCCGAGGAGCAGGGGACCGCGGCGCCGGACGCCAGGCCGAACCTGATCGCGCTGCCGCTGTTCCACTCGGGCGGCCAGCACTCGCTGCTGTTCGCCTACTTCGTCGGGCGGGGCGCGGTCGTGTGGGAGCGGTTCGGGGTGGACCGCCTGGCCGTCCTCATGGAGCGGTTCGCGTTCGACAACTTCTTCTTCCTGCCCACGATGATCTACGACATCGTGCACGCCGAGCGCGATCTGCCCTTCGACGGGGTCAAGCACGTTCTCGTCGCCGGGCAGGCGATCTCCTGGGCGCTGCGCCGCGACTTCGAGCTGCGCTACGGCGTCCCGATCCTGGTGAACTACGGCTCGACCGAGTCCGGTCACATCGCCGGTTGGACCAGCAGGGACATGAAGGCCGGGCGGTGGAAGCCGGGCTCGGCCGGCCGGATCTACCCGGGGGTCGAACTGGAGATCCGGGACGACGACGGGCGGGTCCTGCCGCCCGGGGCCGAGGGCGAGATCGTCGTCCGGTCCGAGCTGACCAAGGGCTACGTCGACGACGCCGAGGCGTCGGCCGCGCTGGTCCGCGACGGCTGGGTCCACACCGGCGACATCGGGCACGTCGACGAGGACGGCGTGCTGTGGCTGTCGGGCCGCAAGCGCGACATGATTAAGTGCGGCGGCTTCCAGGTGTGGCCCGAGGAGATCGAGGACGTCCTGCGCGAGCACGCCCTCGTGCGCGACGTCCGCGTGCTCGGCCGGCCCGACGACCGCCTGGGCGAGATCCCGGTCGCCCTCGTGGTCCGCGACGGCGAGGCCCCGGTGCCCGACGCCGAGCTCGCCGCCGACCTGACCGCCTTCGCCCGGGACCGGCTCGCCCATTTCAAGGCTCCGCGGCGGGTGGAGTTCGTCGCCGAGCTGGAACGCACCGCGACCGGCAAGATCAGCCGCGCGTCGGTGCCCGACCTTGAGGGGGGTCCGCGTTCATGA
- a CDS encoding LLM class flavin-dependent oxidoreductase: protein MKISVFLSAQFDPAASAVHGLDGVLRQAVAAEEAGFHAVYLGHHYLAKSAFLQPVPLAGYLAGATTRIRIGFGVLLAPLLNPIALAEDLASLDVITGGRLTVGIGAGYRRRETAAFGVAWEDRLRRLREYVPALRSLWRGETLDLAGSWGEAPGASLPLRPVQPGGPPIWIGAFAEPAVRRAARLDAPWLIGPKGADAELEALLRVYRETLAEHGHPLERDYPMAREAFIAGTRDAAVAAVRPHLERQYAGYKSWDDAQALDIDRYMAEDCLIGTADDIVAKLRRWESDLGITEVSLRLQFVGGGQEETMEQIRRFGAEVVPRVAAAAPGEEGPR, encoded by the coding sequence GTGAAGATCAGTGTTTTCCTGAGCGCCCAGTTCGACCCCGCGGCGTCGGCGGTCCACGGGCTCGACGGCGTCCTGCGGCAGGCCGTCGCCGCCGAGGAAGCGGGCTTCCACGCCGTCTATCTCGGGCACCACTACCTGGCCAAGTCGGCGTTCCTGCAGCCGGTCCCCCTCGCCGGATACCTGGCGGGGGCGACCACGCGGATCCGCATCGGGTTCGGCGTCCTGCTGGCGCCGCTGCTGAACCCGATCGCGCTGGCCGAGGACCTCGCCTCGCTCGATGTGATCACAGGCGGCCGGCTGACCGTCGGCATCGGCGCGGGCTACCGCAGGCGGGAGACCGCGGCGTTCGGCGTCGCCTGGGAGGACCGCCTGCGGCGGCTGCGCGAGTATGTCCCGGCCCTGCGGTCCCTGTGGCGAGGCGAAACCCTCGACCTCGCGGGAAGCTGGGGAGAGGCGCCGGGGGCGTCGCTGCCGTTGCGCCCCGTGCAGCCCGGCGGCCCGCCGATCTGGATCGGTGCGTTCGCCGAGCCCGCCGTCCGGCGCGCGGCCCGCCTCGACGCGCCGTGGCTGATCGGCCCGAAGGGCGCCGACGCCGAGCTCGAGGCGCTGCTGCGGGTGTACCGCGAGACGCTCGCCGAGCACGGGCACCCGCTGGAGCGCGACTACCCCATGGCCCGCGAGGCGTTCATCGCCGGCACCCGCGACGCGGCGGTCGCCGCGGTGCGCCCGCACCTGGAACGCCAGTACGCCGGCTACAAGTCCTGGGACGACGCCCAGGCCCTCGACATCGACCGGTACATGGCCGAGGACTGCCTGATCGGCACCGCGGACGACATCGTCGCCAAGCTGCGCCGGTGGGAGAGCGACCTCGGCATCACCGAGGTGTCCCTGCGGCTCCAGTTCGTGGGCGGGGGGCAGGAGGAGACGATGGAGCAGATCCGCCGGTTCGGCGCCGAGGTCGTTCCGCGGGTCGCCGCGGCGGCGCCCGGGGAGGAGGGCCCGCGATGA
- a CDS encoding LLM class flavin-dependent oxidoreductase, which yields MKFGIMNLFPVSDGASDHQVLRETLEEIELADELGFDSVWLAEHHFSKYGILGSPVSFAMAIAERTKRITIGTAVLVLPLHNPLRLAEDIAALDVLSGGRVAIGVGRGYQPAEFAGFGIPLEESKTRYQETLNVLRLALTQENFSYHGEILRYDNVTTYPRPFTPGGPPILQGTVSPESFRERGARGEAIITSPNFTPLGIMQKNFDLYRTAMEENGHDISSYDLPFMQQVWCGEGEEGLHEAAQAALNYYRTVGKVIPGSEEAMEQERAYYEAVAKNIKLLTLEQTLTHGGNFGSPQKVIDTIEMLREQLGINHYIGWLRIPSLDRRTALKSMEEFATKVIPHFRAQEKAASPESAESAQSAEAVAG from the coding sequence GTGAAGTTCGGAATCATGAACCTGTTCCCCGTCAGTGACGGGGCGTCGGACCACCAGGTCCTGCGCGAGACCCTGGAGGAGATCGAGCTCGCCGACGAGCTCGGCTTCGACTCGGTCTGGCTGGCCGAGCACCACTTCTCCAAGTACGGGATCCTCGGCAGCCCGGTGAGCTTCGCCATGGCGATCGCCGAGCGCACCAAGAGGATCACCATCGGCACCGCCGTGCTGGTCCTCCCGCTGCACAACCCGCTCCGGCTCGCCGAGGACATCGCGGCTCTCGACGTGCTGTCCGGTGGCCGGGTCGCAATCGGCGTCGGCCGCGGCTACCAGCCGGCCGAGTTCGCCGGCTTCGGCATCCCGCTCGAGGAGTCCAAGACCCGCTACCAGGAGACCCTGAACGTCCTCCGGCTCGCGCTGACGCAGGAGAACTTCAGCTACCACGGCGAAATCCTCCGCTACGACAACGTCACCACCTACCCGCGGCCGTTCACGCCGGGCGGGCCGCCGATCCTGCAGGGCACGGTGTCGCCGGAGAGCTTCCGCGAGCGCGGCGCGCGCGGCGAGGCCATCATCACCTCACCGAACTTCACGCCGCTCGGCATCATGCAAAAGAACTTCGACCTCTACCGGACCGCGATGGAGGAGAACGGGCACGACATCTCCTCCTACGACCTGCCGTTCATGCAGCAGGTGTGGTGCGGCGAGGGTGAGGAAGGGCTCCATGAGGCCGCACAGGCCGCGCTGAACTACTACCGGACGGTGGGTAAGGTCATCCCCGGTTCCGAGGAGGCCATGGAGCAGGAGCGGGCCTACTACGAGGCGGTCGCCAAGAACATCAAGCTGCTCACCCTCGAGCAGACGCTGACCCACGGCGGCAACTTCGGCTCGCCCCAGAAGGTCATCGACACCATCGAGATGCTGCGCGAACAGCTCGGCATCAACCACTACATCGGCTGGCTCCGCATCCCCAGCCTGGACCGCAGGACCGCGCTGAAGTCCATGGAGGAGTTCGCCACCAAGGTCATCCCGCACTTCCGCGCCCAGGAGAAGGCCGCGTCGCCGGAGTCCGCGGAGTCCGCGCAGTCGGCAGAGGCGGTCGCCGGGTGA